A genomic segment from Rhizoctonia solani chromosome 11, complete sequence encodes:
- a CDS encoding pre-mRNA polyadenylation factor PF I, YSH1-component related protein, with amino-acid sequence MNDADSPILSLTMLGAGQEVGRSCCVIKYRGKTVVCDAGVHPAHSGLASLPFVDELDWSTVDAILVTHFHLDHAASLTYVMEKTNFKEGKGKVYMTHPTKAVYKYIMQDFVRMATAGNESLYTPLDVSLSLSHIIPISAHQLISPTPGLSFTPYHAGHVLGACMFLIDIAGLQILYTGDYSREEDRHLVRAELPPIRPDLLIVESTYGVQGHEARESREARFTSSVHTIVKRGGHVLLPVFALGRAQELLLILDEYWAAHPELHGVPVYYASNLARKCMAVYQTYIHTMNSHIRSRFARKDNPFVFKHISHLPATRGWERKIAEAGPCVILASPGFMSSGPSRELLELWAPDAKNGVIITGYSIEGTMARDIILEPDEIKPYRSDGPDGNKMIPRRLSVEYISFSAHVDGPQNTEFIEAVGARHVILVHGEQTAMGRLRGSLQARYKDRDEDVKVHAPKNLETLKLSFRGERVAKAIGSLATPLPSVGSTLSGLLISKDYSYTLLSTKDLRDFTGLSLSTVTQKQRVPLTVGWALVRYHLEGMFGTVKEGQDEEGLPVLRVMNAVDVKLASEQELVLEWISGSSSDMIADAAVALVLGIDRSPASVKLTSHPHSHPHSHDPTTTDPEKHSAERLQHVVEFLEAHFGDVEFVDPSQQGDVSMSETADTKTEMEVESKPEAGDAKPENVDEETKDLDMDDAEGDQDYKRPNRMPIPLGPHLLVKVDNYEARVSIPSMAVSCDYDPLRRRVNAVLEMAVATIDTLADSYEVTGQNEVSVQAIREDTKEMMIESSA; translated from the exons ATGAACGACGCCGACTCGCCTATTCTCTCTTTGACTATGCTTGGCGCCGGTCAAGAGGTCGGTCGTTCTTGCTGTGTAATAAAGTATCGTGGTAAAACTGTTGTGTGTGACGCGGGTGTGCATCCTGCCCATTCGGGTCTCGCAAGTTTACCGTTTGTGGACGAATTGGATTGGAGTACTGTAGATGCGATATTGGTTACTCA CTTTCATTTAGATCATGCGGCTAGTTTGACGTACGTCATGGAAAAA ACGAATTTTaaagaaggaaaaggaaaggtCTACATGACACACCCGACTAAGGCCGTATACAAGTACATTATGCAAGATTTTGTTCGCATGGC TACTGCCGGGAACGAATCTCTTTATACTCCACTGGACGTCTCACTCTCCCTCTCGCACATCATCCCCATCTCGGCTCACCAACTCATCTCTCCCACCCCTGGATTGTCCTTTACACCCTACCACGCAGGTCACGTTCTAGGCGCATGCATGTTCCTGATCGACATTGCAGGCCTCCAAATCCTCTACACGGGCGACTACTCCCGAGAAGAAGACCGCCACCTCGTCCGCGCCGAACTCCCACCCATCCGCCCGGACCTGCTCATCGTCGAAAGCACGTACGGAGTCCAAGGCCACGAAGCCCGCGAATCTCGCGAGGCGCGGTTCACATCGAGCGTGCACACGATCGTGAAACGCGGTGGACACGTGTTGCTTCCTGTCTTTGCGCTCGGGCGCGCTCAGGAATTGTTGTTGATCTTGGACGAGTACTGGGCCGCGCATCCCGAGTTGCATGGTGTCCCGGTTTACTACGCGAGTAATTTGGCGAGAAAGTGTATGGCGGTGTATCAGACTTATATTCATACCATGAACTCGCATATTCGCTCGAGGTTCGCAAGAAAGGATAATCCATTTGTGTTCAA GCATATCTCGCATTTACCCGCCACTCGTGGATGGGAACGTAAAATCGCTGAAGCAGGCCCGTGTGTAATTCTAGCCTCGCCCGGATTCATGAGCAGCGGACCCAGTCGCGAACTCCTCGAACTCTGGGCTCCAGACGCCAAGAACGGAGTGATTATTACTGGGTACTCGATAGAAGGAACCATGGCAAGG GATATTATTCTCGAACCGGACGAGATCAAGCCATACCGTTCGGATGGACCTGACGGGAATAAAATGATTCCGCGTAGGTTATCGGTTGAGTATATATCTTTCAGCGCGCATGTCGATGGACCTCAGAATACGGAGTTTATCGAGGCTGTCGGAGCGAGGCATGTA ATCCTCGTGCACGGCGAACAAACTGCCATGGGCCGTCTGCGTGGATCATTGCAAGCCCGATACAAGGACAGGGACGAAGATGTCAAGGTCCATGCTCCCAAAAATCTAGAAACTCTGAAACTCAGTTTCAGAGGCGAACGAGTAGCCAAG GCCATTGGTAGCTTGGCAACCCCTCTTCCATCAGTGGGATCCACGCTCTCGGGACTCCTTATCTCAAAAGATTACTCTTACACGCTCTTGTCCACGAAAGACCTTCGCGATTTTACGGGTCTGTCGTTGAGTACTGTTACCCAGAAACAGCGCGTCCCGCTTACCGTCGGATGGGCTCTTGTCCGATATCACTTGGAGGGAATGTTTGGAACCGTTAAAGAGGGACAGGATGAGGAAGGTTTACCTGTCCTACGG GTCATGAACGCAGTTGATGTCAAGCTCGCTTCCGAACAAGAACTCGTGCTCGAATGGATTTCGGGCTCAAGTAGCGATATGATTGCGGACGCTGCTGTTGCACTTGTCCTTGGAATCGATAGAAGTCCTGCATCCGTGAAAC TGACTTCACACCCTCATTCGCACCCTCATTCTCATGACCCAACAACTACCGACCCCGAGAAGCACTCTGCAGAACGTCTTCAGCATGTTGTTGAATTTTTGGAGGCACACTTTGGAGATGTTGAATTTGTGGATCCTAGTCAACAAGGAGATGTCAGTATGAGCGAGACAGCGGACACAAAGACCGAAATGGAGGTTGAATCGAAACCCGAAGCCGGCGACGCAAAGCCCGAGAACGTAGACGAAGAAACCAAGGACCTTGACATGGACGATGCCGAAGGTGACCAAGATTATAAAAGGCCTAACAGAATGCCTATCCCCTTGGGTCCTCACTTGCTAGTCAAAGTCGACAACTATGAAGCGCGCGTTAGCATTCCTTCTATG GCCGTGTCATGCGACTACGATCCCCTCCGTCGCCGGGTTAACGCTGTTTTAGAGATGGCTGTTGCTACCATAGATACTCTGGCCGACTCTTATGAAGTCACCGGACAGAATGAGGTTTCTGTACAGGCAATTAGAGAAGACACGAAAGAGATGATGATCGAATCGAGTGCTTAA
- a CDS encoding start domain-containing protein, with protein sequence MGVEVPSDPAPNGYVSNPHQEKIDEALRYLRSEKQGGEGWENIDTKDGIILEKKYVQGDSSAIPIVRGHGLVKDLSAQALLSTILQPSARHLWDERFASGALRAIRT encoded by the exons ATGGGTGTTGAAGTTCCAAGTGATCCCGCTCCAAATGGGTACGTCTCCAACCCGCACCAAGAGAAAATCGACGAGGCGCTCCGGTACCTTCGCTCCGAAAAGCAAGGAGGCGAGGGATGGGAGAACATTG ACACCAAGGATGGCATCATCCTCGAAAAGAAATACGTGCAAGGGGACAGTTCAGCCATCCCTATCGTCAGGGGACACGGCCTCGTCAAGGACCTGTCGGCGCAGGCGCTGCTATCTACCATCCTCCAGCCGTCGGCCCGGCACCTCTGGGACGAGCGCTTCGCTTCCGGTGCACTCCGAGCGATACGGACGTAG
- a CDS encoding Hydroxyethylthiazole kinase family domain-containing, whose protein sequence is MLWVSYLIGVAAYASVATSLALNSRQIQWPTLPNNLTEDVLQVAGAISPPCAANTTWCQQLTEVVIPRCQRLRGDPGCWCGNHDPLHYCAICMSSPSDNQTTADQMQAATAGHNAFHVACNAYEQLINGTAVVTSTSSSTSPATSETSTPTAVSSNSGDNKVPIGPIVGGVVGGVVGLALVVGIIYLLAIVLKKNDRTSEVRPSNVSYLSSEHKSPNLYAAPYPQLPASYPGPAPGHISPHNNNYIPEPMNPMTGAAQPQPPIQPSHN, encoded by the exons ATGTTGTGGGTTTCATATCTAATCGGCGTCGCCGCCTATGCTTCCGTTGCCACCTCGCTCGCACTTAACTCGAGACAGATCCAGTGGCCCACGCTTCCCAACAACTTGACTGAAGACGTTCTTCAGGTGGCGGGCGCAATCTCCCCTCCCTGTGCAGCAAATACTACCTGGTGTCAGCAATTGACAGAAGTAGTG ATTCCTCGATGCCAACGCCTGCGTGGGG ACCCCGGGTGCTGGTGTGGTAATCACGACCCACTTCAT TACTGTGCGATATGTATGTCGAGTCCTAGCGACAACCAAACCACCGCGGATCAAATGCAAGCGGCTACCGCTGGTCATAATG CTTTCCATGTTGCGTGCAATGCATATGAGCAGTTGATCAACGGCACAGCCGTTGTTACTtcaacttcttcctctaCAAGCCCGGCCACCAGCGAAACTTCAACTCCAACCGCGGTCAGTTCTAATTCTGGTGATAACAAAGTTCCCATCGGTCCTATAGTCGGGGGTG TTGTTGGTGGCGTTGTTGGTCTCGCCCTCGTGGTTGGAATCATATACCTCCTGGCAATTGTACTCAAGAAAAATGACCGTACAAGCGAA GTCCGGCCTTCGAACGTTTCTTACCTATCAAGTGAACATAAAAGTCCAAATCTGTATGCTGCTCCGTATCCTCAGTTACCAGCTTCCTATCCGGGTCCAGCCCCTGGTCATATTTCACCAC ATAATAACAATTACATTCCAGAACCCATGAATCCCATGACTGGCGCTGCTCAACCTCAACCCCCGATTCAACCCAGCCACAACTGA
- a CDS encoding Hydroxyethylthiazole kinase family domain-containing: protein MTKIDYSLYLVTAREFLPPGKDYYESLEESIQGGVTVVQVREKKSDTGEFIEIARRTKQICDKYNVPMFVNDRVDVALAVGATGVHIGQTDMPVSTARKLLELAHSNSPCLIGVSVSNVDEAKRAVLDGADYVGIGAVWATATKDLVKPVLGVRGLGDMLDIVGDAGIPAVAIGGIKVHNALHTLHGAVGPITGTALSGLAIATEIISAPDASIPAKALTQIINSRSRHFHWPALCLPANTSPSAALLAENAGSLLTALREHSPLIHQITNNVVIAQSANATLALGASPIMATAPEEMEDLSKVAGGLLINFGTITNKAGMLIAGKAANANKKPVVFDPVGVGATQFRRETASELLNSWQASVIKGNAGEIGALLGSSEVIARGVDSVGPGFSDPANIVRALAKRERCIVVMTGKTDYVSDGYSAVALSNGHSMLEDITGSGCIVGTAIAAFAAASRLIAAENTEDEGKLVRGTCSRLPVLAITIASEIAAARPDVKGTGTFMSALIDELYNLKPQNIADRAMVEIL from the exons ATGACAAAAATTGACTATTCTCTTTATCTTGTAACGGCGCGAGAATTTCTACCGCCTGGTAAA GACTATTATGAGTCCTTGGAGGAG AGTATTCAAGGGGGTGTTACGGTCGTCCAAGTGCGAGAGAAGAAATCGGATACTGGAGAA TTTATTGAGATTGCCCGCCGAACGAAGCAAATATGCGACAAGTACAACGTACCGATGTTCGTGAATGATCGAGTGGACGTGGCACTGGCAGTTGGCGCAACTGGCGTACATATCGGTCAGACTGATATGCCAGTTTCGACAGCTAGGAAGCTTCTAGAATTGGCACATTCAA ATTCGCCTTGTCTGATTGGAGTATCGGTTAGTAATGTGGACGAGGCCAAGCGTGCTGTATTAGACGGAGCTGATTATGTTGGAATTGGGGCGGTCTG GGCCACCGCGACGAAGGATCTCGTCAAGCCGGTACTGGGTGTTCGAGGTCTGGGAGATATGCTGGACATAGTAGGAGACGCGGGGATTCCGGCTGTGGCTATCG GTGGCATCAAGGTTCACAATGCTCTCCATACATTACATGGGGCAGTTGGTCCGATTACAGGAACCGCTCTTTCCGGTCTTGCTATTGCAACTGAAATAATCAGCGCACCGGATGCCTCGATACCTGCAAAAGCATTGACGCAGATCATCAACTCTCGTTCCAGGCACTTCCATTGGCCTGCTCTATGTCTTCCCGCAAACACTTCTCCATCGGCGGCCCTCCTGGCCGAAAATGCCGGCTCGCTCTTGACAGCGTTGAGAGAGCATTCTCCACTCATACACCAGATCACGAATAATGTGGTTATAGCTCAGAGCGCAAATGCTACTCTAGCGCTGGGTGCCAGCCCGATTATGGCCACTGCACCAGAAGAAATGGAAGATCTGAGCAAAGTAGCGGGCGGACTTCTTATAAATTTTGGGACAATCACAAACAAGGCGGGTATGCTGATTGCGG GGAAAGCAGCTAACGCAAACAAGAAACCAG TTGTATTTGACCCAGTCGGCGTCGGTGCGACCCAATTCCGACGGGAAACTGCAAGTG AGCTTTTGAACTCATGGCAAGCAAGTGTCATCAAAGGTAATGCCGGGGAGATTGGGGCTCTCCTAGGATCCTCAGAG GTTATTGCAAGAGGGGTTGACAGTGTTGGTCCTGGATTCTCTGACCCAGCAAACATCGTTCGTGCTCTAGCCAAGCGAGAAC GCTGCATTGTCGTAATGACCGGCAAGACCGATTATGTATCTGATGGTTACAGCGCTGTTGCCCTCTCGAATGGACATTCCATGCTGGAGGATATAACTGGGAGCGGATGTATTGTAGGGACTGCGATTGCGGCTTTCGCCGCTGCATCTCGCCTCATAGCAGCAGAGAACACTGAGGATGAAGGCAAACTTGTTCGGGGAACATGTTCCAGGCTGCC GGTTCTTGCAATAACGATCGCATCGGAAATTGCAGCGGCTCGCCCGGACGTCAAGGGTACTGGAACGTTTATGTCGGCACTTATCGACGAATTGTACAACTTGAAGCCGCAAAACATTGCAGACCGTGCCATGGTCGAAATTTTGTAG
- a CDS encoding pectate lyase gives MVQLSFATLAVVAGVLAQTALAIPSEKRAASCSFPNPSASTNVKLSEARTIKAGESFDGKNLRYGRGVTCGGQKEGGTKDAVFILESGATLANAGPCTIRNVWFEDVCEDAITIRQSSGTTTITGGGAKSASDKVVQHNGGGLVKIDSYCVQDFGKLYRSCGNCSTQVKREVQISNIIARNGKLLAGVNSNFGDVATIDTKTNSYTSLTSVCDTFQGNNKGDEPTTLTKNTANASCKF, from the exons ATGGTTCAGCTATCGTTCGCTACCCTCGCTGTCGTCGCCGGTGTGCTTGCTCAGACTGCGCTCGCCATTCCTTCGGAGAAGCGTGCGGCCAGCTGCTCGTTCCCTAATCCATCCGCATCTACCAACGTCAAGCTATCTGAAGCTCGTACCATCAAGGCTGGCGAAAGCTTTGACG GCAAGAACCTACGTTATGGCCGAGGCGTCACATGCGGCGGTCAGAAGGAAGGCGGTACCAAGGACgccgtcttcatcctcgagTCTGGTGCCACTCTTGC TAACGCT GGCCCTTGCACCATCCGCAACGTCTGGTTCGAGGACGTATGCGAGGATGCCATTACCATCAGACAGAGCTCCGGCACGACCACCATCACCGGCGGAGGCGCCAAGAGCGCGTCCGACAAGGTTGTCCAGCACAACGGCGGAG GTCTCGTCAAGATCGACTCGTACTGCGTTCAGGACTTCGGCAAGCTCTACCGCTCATGCGGTAACTGCAGCACTCAGGTCAAGCGCGAGGTGCAGATCAGCAACATAATCGCTCGCAACGGCAAGCTGCTCGCCGGCGTGAACTCGAACTTCGGAGACGTGGCGACGATCGACACCAAGACGAACTCGTACACCAGCCTGACATCGGTGTGCGACACGTTCCaaggcaacaacaagggCGACGAGCCCACGACGCTGACCAAGAATACAGCGAACGCCAG ctgcaagttctaa
- a CDS encoding pectate lyase — MVQLSFATLAVVAGVLAQTALAIPSEKRAASCSFPNPSASTNVKLSEARTIKAGESFDGKNLRYGRGVTCGGQKEGGTKDAVFILESGATLANAVIGADQNEGVHCQGPCTIRNVWFEDVCEDAITIRQSSGTTTITGGGAKSASDKVVQHNGGGLVKIDSYCVQDFGKLYRSCGNCSTQVKREVQISNIIARNGKLLAGVNSNFGDVATIDTKTNSYTSLTSVCDTFQGNNKGDEPTTLTKNTANASCKF; from the exons ATGGTTCAGCTATCGTTCGCTACCCTCGCTGTCGTCGCCGGTGTGCTTGCTCAGACTGCGCTCGCCATTCCTTCGGAGAAGCGTGCGGCCAGCTGCTCGTTCCCTAATCCATCCGCATCTACCAACGTCAAGCTATCTGAAGCTCGTACCATCAAGGCTGGCGAAAGCTTTGACG GCAAGAACCTACGTTATGGCCGAGGCGTCACATGCGGCGGTCAGAAGGAAGGCGGTACCAAGGACgccgtcttcatcctcgagTCTGGTGCCACTCTTGC TAACGCTGTGATCGGCGCCGACCAGAACGAGGGAGTACACTGCCAGGGCCCTTGCACCATCCGCAACGTCTGGTTCGAGGACGTATGCGAGGATGCCATTACCATCAGACAGAGCTCCGGCACGACCACCATCACCGGCGGAGGCGCCAAGAGCGCGTCCGACAAGGTTGTCCAGCACAACGGCGGAG GTCTCGTCAAGATCGACTCGTACTGCGTTCAGGACTTCGGCAAGCTCTACCGCTCATGCGGTAACTGCAGCACTCAGGTCAAGCGCGAGGTGCAGATCAGCAACATAATCGCTCGCAACGGCAAGCTGCTCGCCGGCGTGAACTCGAACTTCGGAGACGTGGCGACGATCGACACCAAGACGAACTCGTACACCAGCCTGACATCGGTGTGCGACACGTTCCaaggcaacaacaagggCGACGAGCCCACGACGCTGACCAAGAATACAGCGAACGCCAG ctgcaagttctaa